One region of Dissulfurirhabdus thermomarina genomic DNA includes:
- a CDS encoding heavy metal translocating P-type ATPase, translating into MDDAAGKDETRLDLAVTGMGCAACAARIEKALSALAGVRRAAVNLAAERATAWFDPARTSPDDLVRAIREAGYGARPLAPPGRRVTVGIGGMSCAACVVRVERAIARLPGTTDVTVNLAAGRATFSYDPARAGLDDVRRAVEDEGYRFLGLVSAVTDTGESARDEAAHVRRLRDRLLLGAALALPVFLLSMPALFPPARWLPDRARFLLLLVLTAPIQFHVGADFLSGAWKALRHRSADMNSLVALGTLSAFTYSSVVTLFPAPFTRAGLPLHVYFDSAAMIVVFVLLGRYLERRARGRATAAMRRLMELAPKTAVVIRNGEEREIPAGLIVPGDTVVVKPGQRVPVDGVVVGGASAVDESMLTGEAMPVEKAPGDVVIGGTLNLNGVLRYRAEKVGSETVLAQIVRVVQEAQGSKARIQRLADRVAAVFVPAVLAAALVTLAAWLALGPEPRLTNALLAFVSVLVIACPCAMGLATPAAVMVGTGRGAELGILVKDAVAMEKAANLSVCVFDKTGTLTAGRPVVSALVPAEGFDEAGLLRLAAAAERGSEHPLAQAVLAAARRRGIEIPRPSAFEALAGFGVRAALPDGELLAGKQELLEQNGLSTAGLEAAVTPLVDKGHTLVYVAHAGRVAGAVALADELKPEAPAVVRALRELGLRVFMLTGDGRRTAMAISERLELDGFWAGVLPAEKADRVRELQTGGATVAMVGDGVNDAPALVQADVGIALGTGTDIALDAADIGLMRGDLTGVVRAVRLVRATVRVIRQNLFWAFAYNVLAIPLAAGVFYPAWGLRLSPAVAAAAMAMSSVTVVANALRLRRAG; encoded by the coding sequence ATGGACGACGCCGCCGGAAAGGACGAGACCCGCCTGGACCTCGCCGTCACGGGCATGGGGTGCGCCGCCTGCGCGGCCCGCATCGAGAAGGCCCTCTCGGCCCTTGCCGGGGTCCGGCGGGCCGCCGTGAACCTGGCCGCCGAGCGCGCCACGGCGTGGTTCGACCCGGCCCGGACCTCGCCGGACGACCTCGTCCGCGCCATCCGGGAGGCCGGCTACGGGGCCCGTCCCCTGGCCCCGCCCGGGCGGCGGGTGACGGTGGGTATCGGCGGCATGAGCTGCGCCGCCTGCGTGGTCCGGGTGGAGCGGGCCATCGCCCGCCTGCCGGGCACGACGGACGTGACCGTCAACCTGGCCGCGGGCCGGGCGACCTTCTCCTACGACCCGGCCCGGGCCGGCCTGGACGACGTCCGCCGGGCGGTGGAAGACGAAGGGTACCGGTTCCTCGGCCTGGTATCCGCCGTCACCGACACCGGGGAGAGCGCCCGGGACGAGGCGGCCCACGTCCGCCGGCTCCGGGACCGGCTCCTCTTGGGCGCGGCCCTGGCCCTCCCCGTCTTCCTGCTCTCCATGCCCGCCCTCTTTCCGCCGGCCCGGTGGCTCCCGGACCGGGCACGCTTCCTGTTGCTCCTGGTCCTCACGGCCCCCATCCAGTTCCACGTGGGGGCCGACTTCCTCTCCGGCGCCTGGAAGGCCCTCCGGCACCGGAGCGCCGACATGAACAGCCTGGTGGCCCTGGGGACCCTCTCCGCCTTCACCTATTCCTCGGTGGTGACCCTCTTCCCCGCCCCCTTCACCCGGGCGGGCCTGCCGCTCCACGTCTACTTCGATTCGGCCGCCATGATCGTGGTCTTCGTGCTCCTCGGCCGGTATCTCGAGCGGCGCGCCCGGGGGCGGGCCACGGCGGCCATGCGGCGGCTCATGGAACTGGCCCCGAAGACCGCCGTCGTGATCCGAAACGGCGAAGAGCGGGAGATCCCGGCGGGGCTCATCGTCCCGGGCGACACCGTGGTGGTGAAACCCGGGCAACGGGTCCCCGTGGACGGGGTGGTGGTGGGCGGGGCCTCCGCCGTGGACGAGTCCATGCTCACGGGCGAGGCCATGCCCGTGGAAAAGGCCCCGGGCGACGTCGTCATCGGGGGGACCCTCAACCTGAACGGCGTGCTCCGGTACCGGGCCGAGAAGGTGGGAAGCGAGACGGTGCTCGCCCAGATCGTCCGCGTGGTCCAGGAGGCGCAGGGTTCGAAGGCCCGAATCCAGCGCCTGGCCGATCGGGTGGCGGCCGTCTTCGTGCCGGCGGTGCTGGCCGCCGCCCTCGTCACCCTGGCGGCCTGGCTGGCCCTCGGGCCGGAACCCCGGCTCACCAACGCCCTCCTCGCCTTCGTCTCGGTCCTGGTCATCGCCTGCCCGTGCGCCATGGGCCTGGCGACCCCGGCGGCCGTCATGGTGGGGACCGGGCGCGGGGCGGAACTCGGCATCCTCGTAAAGGACGCCGTGGCCATGGAAAAGGCGGCGAACCTGTCGGTCTGCGTCTTCGACAAGACCGGGACCCTCACCGCGGGCCGGCCGGTGGTCTCGGCCCTGGTCCCGGCGGAGGGGTTCGACGAGGCCGGCCTCCTGCGCCTCGCCGCCGCGGCCGAGCGGGGCTCCGAGCACCCCCTGGCGCAGGCCGTCCTGGCCGCGGCCCGGCGCCGGGGAATAGAGATCCCCCGGCCCTCGGCCTTCGAGGCCCTGGCCGGCTTCGGCGTCCGGGCCGCCCTCCCCGACGGGGAGCTCCTGGCGGGGAAGCAGGAACTCCTCGAGCAGAACGGCCTCTCCACCGCCGGCCTCGAGGCCGCGGTGACGCCCCTGGTGGACAAGGGCCACACCCTGGTCTACGTGGCCCACGCGGGCCGGGTGGCGGGCGCCGTGGCCCTGGCCGACGAGCTCAAGCCCGAGGCCCCGGCGGTGGTCAGGGCCCTCCGGGAACTGGGCCTCAGGGTCTTCATGCTCACCGGAGACGGCCGGCGGACGGCCATGGCCATCTCGGAGCGGCTCGAACTCGACGGGTTCTGGGCCGGGGTGCTCCCGGCGGAAAAGGCCGACCGGGTAAGGGAGCTCCAGACGGGCGGAGCCACCGTGGCCATGGTGGGTGACGGCGTCAACGACGCCCCCGCCCTGGTGCAGGCCGACGTGGGGATCGCCCTGGGGACCGGCACGGACATCGCCCTGGACGCCGCGGACATCGGCCTCATGCGGGGGGACCTCACCGGGGTGGTCCGGGCCGTCCGCCTGGTGCGGGCCACGGTCCGGGTCATCCGGCAGAACCTCTTCTGGGCCTTCGCCTACAACGTCCTCGCCATCCCGCTGGCGGCCGGGGTCTTCTACCCGGCCTGGGGTCTCCGGCTGTCGCCGGCGGTGGCCGCGGCGGCCATGGCCATGAGTTCCGTCACCGTGGTGGCCAACGCCCTCCGGCTGCGGCGGGCCGGGTGA
- a CDS encoding heavy-metal-associated domain-containing protein: MPQTIKVTGMSCQHCVMRVREALEALPGLADVQVDLASGTATFENPGAVPDEEIARAVRAAGYGVDG, from the coding sequence ATGCCGCAAACGATCAAGGTCACGGGAATGAGCTGCCAGCACTGCGTCATGCGGGTCCGGGAGGCCCTCGAGGCCCTTCCCGGCCTGGCGGACGTCCAGGTGGACCTCGCCTCGGGGACCGCCACCTTCGAAAACCCGGGGGCGGTTCCCGACGAGGAGATCGCCCGCGCCGTTCGGGCGGCCGGCTACGGGGTGGACGGCTGA